A window of Campylobacter lari subsp. lari contains these coding sequences:
- a CDS encoding sigma-54-dependent transcriptional regulator, producing MNLVIVEDDINMRKSLEIALGEYEEFTIKSYKSATEALKKLNDDVDLIITDINMPGMDGIEFVQACENKYDFIIITGNATLNRAIEAVRLGVKDFLVKPFDINTLVTAIKRAKIIQEKTSKKTNKKTTKKEENQDFYGTSKALENCLNLALKAAKTDASVLFFGESGVGKEVFANFVHKNSKRAQRPFVAINMAAIPSNLIESELFGFEKGAFTDANTTKIGLFELANEGTLFLDEIGEMPYEIQAKLLRALQEKEITRLGSTKSIKIDVRIISATNAHIEKKIADNEFRQDLYYRLNTIPINIPPLRERQEEVLQIAQKVLLDTCKEYDFNEKTLSQEAQDALLAYDFPGNIRELISIIQRACILSENDEISAQDLFLESRKSKDIKNLEKELILEALKNSQDITEAAKLIGMSEKIFSEKMKKYNIT from the coding sequence ATGAATTTAGTTATAGTTGAAGATGATATAAATATGAGAAAATCACTCGAAATAGCTTTGGGTGAATACGAAGAATTTACTATAAAATCCTATAAATCAGCAACTGAAGCGCTAAAAAAACTAAATGATGATGTGGATTTGATTATTACAGATATTAATATGCCGGGTATGGATGGTATTGAATTTGTACAAGCTTGTGAGAATAAATATGATTTTATCATTATCACAGGCAATGCAACGCTAAATCGCGCTATAGAAGCAGTAAGGCTTGGAGTAAAAGATTTTCTAGTAAAACCATTTGATATCAATACTTTGGTAACTGCAATAAAACGCGCAAAAATAATTCAAGAAAAGACTTCTAAAAAAACAAATAAAAAGACTACTAAAAAAGAAGAAAATCAAGATTTTTATGGTACTTCTAAGGCTTTGGAAAATTGTTTAAATTTGGCTTTAAAAGCTGCCAAAACAGATGCTAGTGTACTTTTTTTTGGAGAAAGTGGGGTAGGTAAAGAAGTTTTTGCAAATTTTGTACATAAAAATTCAAAAAGAGCGCAAAGGCCTTTTGTGGCAATTAATATGGCGGCAATTCCATCAAATTTGATAGAAAGTGAGCTTTTTGGTTTTGAAAAAGGCGCGTTTACTGATGCTAATACTACTAAAATAGGATTGTTTGAACTTGCTAATGAAGGCACTTTGTTTTTAGATGAAATAGGCGAAATGCCTTATGAAATTCAAGCAAAATTATTAAGAGCTTTGCAAGAAAAAGAAATTACAAGATTAGGAAGTACTAAAAGTATAAAGATTGATGTAAGAATTATCAGCGCAACTAATGCTCATATAGAAAAAAAGATTGCAGATAATGAATTTAGACAAGATTTATATTATAGACTTAATACTATCCCTATTAATATACCACCGCTAAGAGAACGTCAAGAAGAAGTTTTGCAAATTGCGCAAAAGGTATTACTTGATACGTGTAAAGAATATGATTTTAATGAGAAAACTTTAAGCCAAGAAGCGCAAGATGCTTTATTAGCTTATGATTTTCCAGGTAATATTAGAGAATTGATTTCTATTATACAAAGAGCTTGTATTTTAAGTGAAAATGATGAGATTAGTGCTCAAGATTTATTTTTAGAAAGTAGAAAAAGTAAAGATATTAAAAATCTTGAAAAAGAGTTGATTTTAGAAGCTTTAAAAAATTCACAAGATATTACAGAAGCAGCTAAGCTTATAGGGATGAGTGAGAAAATTTTTAGCGAAAAAATGAAAAAATACAATATTACTTAA
- a CDS encoding aspartate-semialdehyde dehydrogenase, with protein MKKIAIVGATGAVGEELLNVLDELDFPVESILPLASAKSAGSEVEFRGKSYKVKELTPSVFKENPVDIAFFSAGGSISAEYAKYAVECGAVVIDNTSHFRMDENVPLVVPECNSEDIKDWEKTGIIANPNCSTIQMVHVLKPLDDVFNLKRVDVSTYQAASGAGKEGMEELVQGMQSFFAFKLDEFEAKTFPYTLALNLIPQIDVFSDNGYTKEELKMVNETQKILHKKLEISATCVRVPVLRSHSEAITMHFEKDVDVAKVREILSKAPSVVVIDDIENKKYPMPLFTSDTNETYVGRIRCDINHKNILHLWCVADQIRVGAATNAVRIAQKWLELV; from the coding sequence ATGAAAAAAATAGCTATTGTAGGTGCAACAGGAGCAGTTGGTGAAGAACTTTTAAATGTCTTAGATGAGCTTGATTTTCCAGTCGAAAGTATTTTGCCATTAGCAAGTGCAAAAAGCGCAGGTAGTGAAGTAGAATTTAGAGGTAAAAGCTATAAAGTAAAAGAATTAACTCCAAGTGTTTTTAAAGAAAATCCTGTAGATATTGCTTTTTTTAGTGCCGGAGGAAGCATAAGTGCTGAGTATGCAAAATACGCAGTAGAGTGTGGTGCTGTAGTGATTGATAATACAAGTCATTTTAGAATGGATGAGAATGTTCCTTTAGTAGTTCCTGAATGTAATAGCGAAGATATTAAAGATTGGGAAAAAACAGGGATTATTGCTAATCCAAATTGCTCTACCATACAAATGGTGCATGTTTTAAAACCACTTGATGATGTATTTAATTTAAAAAGAGTAGATGTAAGTACTTATCAAGCAGCAAGTGGCGCAGGTAAAGAAGGTATGGAAGAACTAGTTCAAGGAATGCAAAGTTTTTTTGCTTTTAAATTAGATGAATTTGAAGCAAAAACTTTTCCATATACTTTGGCTTTAAATTTGATTCCTCAAATTGATGTTTTTAGCGACAATGGCTACACCAAAGAAGAATTAAAAATGGTAAATGAAACGCAAAAAATATTGCATAAAAAACTTGAAATTTCAGCAACTTGCGTAAGAGTTCCTGTGCTTAGAAGTCATAGTGAAGCTATTACTATGCATTTTGAAAAAGATGTTGATGTTGCTAAAGTTAGAGAGATACTTTCTAAAGCACCAAGTGTTGTTGTAATTGATGATATAGAAAATAAAAAATACCCTATGCCACTTTTTACAAGTGATACTAACGAAACTTATGTAGGAAGAATTAGATGTGATATTAATCACAAAAACATTTTACACTTATGGTGTGTGGCTGATCAAATTCGTGTAGGAGCTGCTACAAATGCAGTGCGTATTGCACAAAAATGGCTAGAATTGGTTTAA
- a CDS encoding ATP-dependent DNA helicase: MVLSRLENFLRDNNVFLSGSAGVGKSFLTMDVIKAFKEQGKSVIVLGSTALSAFNIGGVTLHSFFAFKRCQNYDELYYEDRKQKDKLEKLKRVLKQCDLLVIDEISMVSASLMEMIYYRLSRSGFNGKILLVGDFFQLPPVLKHKENQIQSTLFQNTLYAFSSQAWNDLKFINLKLSITKRTLDKQFYEYLFFLRMGEANKEILNFFKKMLISSKNLLEYMDEYTLLCATNKKTNFINTEKLNLLHGEERVFKAKVEKLDYALDDKSLKQWISGLNSLEELKLKIGAKIIFCVNNKEENYYNGEQGVVLDFIKDKEQEYILIEKNNGERLKLKPYEYTLEEYELDKDEKLEVKIKAKFAQFPIKLAYAITIHKSQGMSIDKLICDIDGIFEKGQLYVCLSRAINPSNLKIIYNYKIPFEDYFLKILKFDKEVKRFYLQEKFINLEEDKE; encoded by the coding sequence ATGGTATTAAGTAGATTGGAAAATTTTTTAAGAGATAATAATGTTTTTTTAAGTGGTAGCGCAGGGGTTGGTAAGTCATTTTTAACTATGGATGTTATAAAGGCTTTTAAAGAGCAAGGAAAAAGTGTTATTGTATTAGGTTCTACTGCACTTAGTGCTTTTAATATAGGTGGAGTAACTTTACATAGTTTTTTTGCTTTTAAAAGATGTCAAAACTATGATGAATTATATTATGAGGATAGAAAACAAAAAGATAAATTAGAAAAATTAAAGAGGGTTTTAAAACAATGTGATTTGTTGGTTATAGATGAAATCTCTATGGTAAGTGCTTCGTTGATGGAAATGATTTATTATAGATTATCAAGAAGTGGTTTTAATGGTAAAATTTTATTAGTTGGAGATTTTTTTCAACTTCCACCCGTGCTTAAGCATAAAGAAAATCAAATTCAAAGTACTTTATTTCAAAATACTTTATATGCTTTTTCTTCGCAAGCTTGGAATGATCTTAAATTTATTAATTTAAAACTTAGTATTACAAAAAGAACTTTAGATAAACAATTTTACGAATATTTGTTTTTTCTTAGAATGGGTGAAGCAAATAAAGAAATATTGAATTTCTTTAAAAAAATGTTAATTAGTTCAAAAAATTTACTTGAGTATATGGATGAGTATACTTTATTATGTGCTACCAATAAAAAGACTAATTTTATTAACACAGAAAAACTAAATCTTTTGCATGGTGAAGAAAGAGTATTTAAGGCAAAAGTAGAAAAACTTGATTATGCATTAGATGATAAAAGTCTTAAACAGTGGATTAGCGGATTAAATTCTTTAGAAGAATTAAAGCTAAAAATAGGCGCTAAGATTATTTTTTGTGTGAATAATAAAGAAGAAAATTATTATAATGGTGAGCAAGGTGTTGTTTTAGATTTCATAAAAGATAAAGAGCAAGAATATATTCTGATAGAAAAAAATAATGGTGAAAGATTGAAATTAAAACCATATGAATACACCTTAGAAGAGTATGAGTTAGACAAAGATGAAAAACTAGAAGTTAAGATAAAAGCTAAATTTGCTCAATTTCCTATAAAACTAGCTTATGCTATAACAATCCATAAATCTCAAGGTATGAGCATAGATAAATTAATATGTGATATTGATGGAATTTTTGAAAAAGGACAATTGTATGTATGTTTATCAAGAGCCATTAATCCAAGTAATTTAAAAATCATATATAATTATAAAATACCTTTTGAAGATTATTTTTTAAAAATTTTAAAATTTGATAAAGAAGTAAAGCGATTTTATCTGCAAGAAAAGTTTATAAATTTAGAAGAAGATAAGGAGTGA
- a CDS encoding radical SAM protein, whose protein sequence is MNKITFGPISSRRFGLSLGVDLSPNQKQCNFDCVYCELQAAKPVEKSLVYPKIQDILEQVKQALASDVKFDFLTLTANGEPSLYPYLKELVCELNKIKQDKKLLILSNGSGVLNPNAFNALLDIDVVKFSLDSAKEKTFYRIDKALKQIKLETMIDKMIAFGEKFLGDLVMEVLVVQGLNDNKEEMLALNEVFGKIKPLRVDFSTIDRPPAYPVKGVSMEKLEELSMYINNTPVVLAKHYYKGEKIDFNAQELLKMLQLRAQSEFDVENKFSQYSKDILEKLLKEQKIIVKNLAGVKFYKKI, encoded by the coding sequence GTGAATAAAATCACCTTTGGCCCTATAAGCTCAAGAAGATTTGGGCTTTCTTTAGGGGTTGATTTAAGTCCAAATCAAAAGCAATGTAATTTCGATTGTGTATATTGTGAGTTGCAAGCTGCAAAACCCGTGGAAAAATCTTTAGTATACCCAAAAATTCAAGATATCTTAGAACAAGTAAAGCAAGCTTTAGCTAGCGATGTGAAATTTGACTTTCTCACATTAACTGCAAATGGTGAACCTAGCCTGTATCCTTATTTAAAAGAATTAGTTTGTGAATTAAATAAAATAAAACAAGATAAAAAACTTTTGATTTTAAGCAATGGTAGTGGTGTGTTAAATCCAAATGCATTCAATGCTTTATTGGATATTGATGTGGTTAAATTTAGTCTTGATAGTGCTAAAGAAAAAACATTTTATAGAATAGATAAAGCTTTAAAACAAATAAAACTTGAAACAATGATTGATAAAATGATTGCTTTTGGGGAAAAATTTCTAGGTGATCTTGTTATGGAAGTTTTAGTTGTACAAGGCTTAAATGACAATAAAGAAGAAATGTTAGCTTTAAATGAAGTATTTGGTAAAATAAAGCCATTAAGAGTAGATTTTAGCACTATTGACAGACCTCCAGCTTATCCTGTTAAAGGTGTATCTATGGAAAAATTAGAAGAATTAAGTATGTATATCAATAATACCCCTGTTGTACTTGCTAAACATTATTATAAAGGTGAAAAAATTGATTTTAATGCTCAAGAGCTTTTAAAAATGTTGCAACTTAGAGCTCAAAGTGAATTTGATGTTGAAAATAAATTTAGTCAATATAGCAAAGATATATTAGAAAAGCTACTTAAGGAGCAAAAAATTATTGTAAAAAATCTAGCTGGAGTGAAATTTTATAAAAAAATATAA
- a CDS encoding YqhA family protein produces the protein MLERFFENLLVKSRLVTILPVIFGLIGAFVLFFIASYDVIKVLKYVFEYFMLPNSTVDLHEDIVGLIIGAVDLYLMALVLFIFSFGIYELFISEIEDFKQTKQSKVLEVHSLDQLKDKLAKVIIMVLVVNFFQRILQMQLNTVLDMTYLAGSILALCVGLYFLHKSDH, from the coding sequence ATGCTAGAAAGATTTTTTGAGAATTTGTTAGTTAAAAGTCGTTTGGTTACTATTTTACCTGTAATTTTTGGTTTAATAGGGGCTTTTGTTTTATTTTTTATCGCAAGTTATGATGTGATTAAAGTTTTAAAATATGTATTTGAATACTTTATGCTACCAAATTCTACGGTAGATTTGCATGAAGATATTGTTGGTTTGATTATAGGAGCTGTGGATTTATATTTGATGGCTTTGGTTTTATTTATTTTTTCTTTTGGAATTTATGAGCTTTTTATTAGCGAAATAGAGGATTTTAAACAAACAAAGCAATCAAAAGTTTTAGAAGTGCATAGTTTGGATCAGCTAAAAGATAAACTTGCAAAAGTAATTATCATGGTTTTAGTTGTAAATTTTTTCCAAAGAATTTTACAAATGCAACTTAATACAGTTTTGGATATGACTTATTTAGCAGGTTCTATTTTGGCTCTTTGTGTGGGGCTTTATTTCTTGCATAAAAGTGATCATTAA
- a CDS encoding flagellar basal body-associated FliL family protein — MRWVVILFFSFCSIYANSLSIEDFRTDLYSKAGNNTLKKIEMTLDFEGENLEQKKIIDALNTIVSSYFYEDLFTEVGKNNFKETLLKFSNKKYKTQIKNIYILKVNSVAQFDIEELKRFVKDLEKKDEDSKETAKQEEIQNILKVIKTSDQNNTQPKDINATQTNSIKDSNISFNQDVNTSKEAMDMILKTMENTQMQMLALNKEQDLFKEIPF, encoded by the coding sequence ATGAGATGGGTGGTAATTTTATTTTTTTCTTTTTGTAGTATTTATGCTAACTCTTTGAGTATAGAAGATTTTAGAACGGATTTGTATTCAAAAGCTGGAAATAATACTTTAAAAAAGATTGAAATGACTTTAGATTTTGAGGGAGAAAATTTAGAACAAAAGAAAATTATAGATGCATTAAATACTATTGTATCTAGTTATTTTTATGAGGATTTATTTACAGAAGTGGGTAAAAACAACTTCAAAGAAACTTTGCTTAAATTTAGCAATAAAAAATACAAAACTCAAATAAAAAACATTTATATTTTAAAAGTTAATTCAGTGGCTCAATTTGATATAGAAGAACTGAAGCGTTTTGTAAAAGATTTAGAAAAAAAAGACGAAGATTCAAAAGAAACTGCTAAGCAAGAAGAAATTCAAAATATTCTTAAAGTTATTAAAACTTCAGATCAAAATAATACTCAACCAAAAGATATAAATGCTACTCAAACAAATAGTATTAAAGATAGCAATATAAGTTTTAATCAAGATGTTAATACAAGTAAAGAGGCTATGGATATGATTTTAAAAACTATGGAAAATACTCAAATGCAAATGTTGGCACTAAACAAAGAACAAGATTTGTTTAAAGAGATACCATTTTGA
- the lolA gene encoding LolA-like outer membrane lipoprotein chaperone has protein sequence MKYFVFLMIFTCDIFAFDINFKNFSSDFEQKVQSNNSSLNYKGNFIITQNKAFWNYTKPNKKQIYINNKEVVIIEPELEQAIYTQLQNLPNLQAIFKNAKLISHENYEAKYENITYNIKLKNSSLNSISYKDELGNLVSIYFHNQKFDQNINENIFIPKIPSHFDIIQ, from the coding sequence ATGAAATATTTTGTATTTTTAATGATATTTACTTGTGATATTTTTGCTTTTGATATAAATTTTAAAAATTTTAGCAGTGATTTTGAACAAAAAGTGCAAAGCAATAATTCTTCGCTAAATTATAAAGGAAATTTTATCATTACTCAAAATAAAGCCTTTTGGAATTATACTAAGCCAAATAAAAAGCAAATTTATATCAATAACAAAGAAGTTGTTATCATAGAACCTGAATTAGAACAAGCCATTTACACTCAATTGCAAAATTTACCAAATCTCCAAGCAATTTTTAAAAACGCAAAGTTAATATCTCACGAAAACTATGAAGCAAAATACGAAAATATCACATATAATATCAAACTAAAAAATAGTAGTCTTAATAGTATTTCTTATAAAGATGAATTGGGAAATTTAGTCAGTATTTATTTTCACAATCAAAAATTTGATCAAAATATTAACGAAAATATTTTTATACCAAAAATCCCAAGTCATTTTGATATAATCCAATAA
- the secA gene encoding preprotein translocase subunit SecA produces the protein MFSSVFKAIFGTKNDREVKKYLKRVAQINALESKYQNLSDDELKQKFIDFKTQIQKEEKTLDQILNDVFAIVREVGKRTLNMRHFDVQLIGGMVLHEGKIAEMKTGEGKTLVATLPVVLNAMSGKGVHVVTVNDYLAKRDAEQMSAIYNFLGFSVGVILSEQNSDEAHKKAYECDITYGTNNEFGFDYLRDNMKFSKLEKVQREHNFVIVDEVDSILIDEARTPLIISGPTNRTLDGYIKANEVAKQMQKGQAAPTPQELPSGDFVVDEKNRTIMITEAGISKAEKLFGVENLYSLDNAILAHQLDQALKAHNLFEKDVHYVLRDKEVVIVDEFTGRLSEGRRFSDGLHQALEAKENVKIQEESQTLADITFQNYFRMYKKLAGMTGTAQTEATEFSQIYNLDVVSIPTNIPVARIDKDDLIYKTQEEKFKAVIEEIKKANAKGQPVLVGTASIERSEVFHNMLVKERIPHHVLNAKNHEQEALIIQDAGKKGAVTIATNMAGRGVDIKIDDEVKALGGLYIIGTERHESRRIDNQLRGRAGRQGDPGVSRFYLSLEDNLLRIFGGDRIKNIMERLGIEEGEHIESRIVTRAVENAQKKVESLHFESRKHLLEYDDVANEQRKTIYNYRNELLDEEFDLQDKILKNIAEYSNYLVSQIYLNAELEDDVKHFESLKQKVSYECNLELNEVDFKDLGVIEVENKLSEILEKAYKDKMSIIEDKEARRIERILYLQILDNLWREHLYQMDILKTGIGLRSYNQKDPLVEYKKESYNLFMELVERIKFDSLKLLFNVVFTQQQAQNFEEKNHEQNEQFLSNTTESGVNENGEAQITKVPRNSPCPCGSGKKYKECHGKSGPKKGILA, from the coding sequence ATGTTTTCTAGTGTATTTAAAGCAATATTTGGCACCAAAAACGATCGAGAAGTAAAAAAATATTTAAAGAGAGTTGCACAAATAAATGCTTTAGAGTCAAAATACCAAAATTTAAGTGATGATGAATTAAAACAAAAATTTATAGATTTTAAAACACAAATTCAAAAAGAAGAAAAAACTTTAGACCAAATATTAAATGATGTTTTTGCAATAGTTAGAGAAGTAGGAAAAAGAACGCTTAATATGCGTCATTTTGATGTGCAATTAATTGGTGGTATGGTTTTACATGAGGGAAAAATCGCTGAAATGAAAACCGGGGAAGGTAAAACCTTGGTAGCAACTTTGCCTGTTGTGCTAAATGCTATGAGTGGTAAAGGTGTGCATGTAGTTACTGTAAATGATTATTTGGCTAAAAGAGATGCAGAGCAAATGAGTGCTATTTATAATTTTTTAGGTTTTAGTGTTGGGGTGATACTTTCAGAGCAAAACAGCGATGAAGCCCATAAAAAAGCATATGAATGTGATATAACTTATGGTACAAATAATGAATTTGGTTTTGATTATTTGCGTGATAATATGAAATTTTCAAAGCTTGAAAAAGTACAAAGAGAGCATAATTTTGTTATAGTTGATGAAGTAGATAGTATTTTAATAGATGAAGCAAGAACTCCACTTATAATAAGCGGGCCAACAAATAGAACTTTAGATGGTTATATTAAAGCAAATGAAGTAGCAAAACAAATGCAAAAAGGTCAAGCAGCACCTACTCCTCAAGAATTGCCAAGTGGAGATTTTGTTGTTGATGAGAAAAATAGAACTATCATGATTACAGAGGCTGGAATTTCTAAAGCTGAAAAATTATTTGGAGTGGAAAATTTATATAGTTTAGATAATGCTATTTTAGCTCATCAACTAGATCAAGCATTAAAAGCACATAATTTATTTGAAAAAGATGTGCATTATGTATTAAGAGATAAAGAAGTTGTAATTGTTGATGAATTTACAGGAAGATTAAGCGAAGGAAGGCGTTTTAGTGATGGACTTCATCAAGCATTAGAAGCAAAAGAAAATGTAAAAATTCAAGAAGAAAGTCAAACTTTAGCAGATATTACTTTTCAAAATTATTTTAGAATGTATAAAAAATTAGCCGGTATGACAGGTACTGCACAAACTGAGGCAACAGAATTTTCTCAAATTTATAATCTTGATGTAGTTTCTATACCTACAAATATACCAGTTGCAAGAATAGATAAAGATGATTTGATTTATAAAACGCAGGAAGAAAAATTTAAAGCAGTTATTGAAGAAATAAAAAAAGCAAATGCAAAAGGTCAACCAGTTTTAGTAGGGACTGCAAGTATTGAAAGAAGTGAAGTATTTCACAATATGCTTGTAAAAGAACGCATTCCTCATCATGTACTTAACGCTAAAAATCACGAGCAAGAAGCTTTGATTATCCAAGATGCCGGTAAAAAAGGTGCAGTAACTATAGCTACTAATATGGCAGGACGTGGCGTTGATATAAAAATAGATGATGAAGTAAAGGCTTTAGGTGGTCTTTATATTATAGGAACTGAACGCCATGAAAGTAGAAGAATAGACAATCAACTTCGTGGTCGTGCAGGGCGTCAAGGTGATCCTGGTGTAAGTAGATTTTATTTAAGTTTAGAGGATAATCTTTTGAGAATTTTTGGTGGTGATCGCATTAAAAATATCATGGAAAGGTTAGGTATAGAAGAGGGTGAGCATATAGAAAGTCGCATTGTTACAAGAGCTGTAGAAAATGCTCAAAAAAAAGTCGAAAGTTTACATTTTGAAAGTAGAAAACATTTGCTTGAATATGATGATGTGGCTAATGAACAAAGAAAGACCATCTATAATTATAGAAATGAATTACTAGATGAAGAATTTGATTTGCAAGATAAAATTTTAAAAAATATTGCTGAATATAGCAATTATTTGGTAAGCCAAATTTATCTAAATGCAGAACTTGAAGATGATGTTAAACATTTTGAAAGTTTAAAACAAAAAGTGAGTTATGAGTGCAACCTTGAACTAAACGAAGTTGATTTTAAAGATTTGGGTGTAATTGAAGTAGAAAATAAATTAAGTGAAATTTTAGAAAAAGCTTATAAAGACAAAATGAGTATTATTGAAGATAAGGAAGCTAGAAGAATTGAAAGAATTTTATATCTTCAAATTTTAGATAATCTATGGAGAGAGCATTTATACCAAATGGATATTTTAAAAACTGGTATAGGTTTAAGAAGTTATAATCAAAAAGATCCTTTAGTGGAATATAAAAAGGAAAGTTATAATCTTTTCATGGAGCTTGTTGAGCGCATTAAATTTGACAGTTTAAAATTGTTATTTAATGTAGTTTTTACTCAACAGCAAGCACAAAATTTTGAAGAAAAAAACCATGAACAAAATGAGCAGTTTTTATCAAATACTACAGAAAGTGGTGTTAATGAAAACGGTGAAGCACAAATTACTAAAGTACCTAGAAATTCACCTTGCCCTTGTGGTAGTGGTAAAAAATATAAAGAATGTCATGGTAAAAGTGGTCCTAAAAAAGGTATTTTAGCTTAA
- the hemE gene encoding uroporphyrinogen decarboxylase, with product MIFIDTCFKKSTPYTPVWMMRQAGRYLPEYMEVRASAGDFLSLCKDYKKASEVTLQPVDILGVDAAIIFSDILVVPLEMGMDLKFEKGEGPVFSNPIKTKEDLERLDVEKSIKNLSYVYDALALTREKLAHDKALIGFCGSPWTIATYMIEGGGSKNYAKCKKLVYQNPEFLHQILSKLTLALKHYIQEQIKAGANAIQIFDSWASALEEEMFFEFSFKYMLEIADFIKEKYPHIPVILFPKGVSGFLDNINGNFDVFGVDWSTPLELAKEKLGAKYTLQGNMEPCRLYDKKAIEVGVDKILNIMQDSAHIFNLGHGILPDIPVENAKYFIKLVQEKSKK from the coding sequence ATGATTTTTATTGATACGTGTTTTAAAAAATCAACCCCTTATACTCCAGTTTGGATGATGCGTCAAGCGGGAAGGTATTTACCTGAGTACATGGAAGTTAGAGCAAGTGCTGGGGATTTTTTATCACTTTGTAAGGACTATAAAAAAGCAAGTGAAGTTACTTTGCAACCTGTGGATATTTTGGGTGTTGATGCAGCTATTATTTTTTCAGATATTTTAGTGGTGCCTTTAGAAATGGGCATGGATTTAAAATTTGAAAAAGGCGAAGGGCCAGTATTCTCAAATCCTATTAAAACCAAGGAAGATTTGGAAAGATTAGATGTTGAAAAAAGTATTAAAAATCTTTCTTATGTTTATGATGCACTAGCGCTTACTAGAGAAAAACTTGCGCATGATAAAGCTTTGATTGGTTTTTGTGGAAGTCCTTGGACTATTGCTACTTATATGATAGAGGGTGGTGGTAGTAAAAATTATGCAAAATGTAAAAAATTAGTTTATCAAAATCCTGAATTTTTACATCAAATTTTATCTAAACTTACTTTAGCTTTAAAGCATTATATTCAAGAACAAATTAAAGCAGGAGCTAATGCTATACAGATATTTGATAGTTGGGCAAGTGCTTTAGAAGAAGAGATGTTTTTTGAATTTTCTTTTAAATATATGCTTGAAATTGCTGATTTTATCAAAGAAAAATATCCACATATTCCCGTGATTTTATTTCCTAAAGGGGTAAGTGGGTTCTTAGATAATATAAATGGAAATTTTGATGTTTTTGGTGTTGATTGGAGTACGCCTTTAGAATTGGCAAAAGAAAAACTAGGTGCTAAATATACTTTACAGGGTAATATGGAGCCTTGTAGATTGTATGATAAAAAGGCGATCGAAGTAGGAGTGGATAAAATTTTAAATATTATGCAAGATAGTGCACATATTTTTAATCTTGGACATGGTATTTTGCCTGATATTCCTGTTGAAAATGCTAAATATTTTATCAAGCTAGTTCAAGAGAAATCTAAAAAGTGA